A portion of the Leptospira broomii serovar Hurstbridge str. 5399 genome contains these proteins:
- a CDS encoding BolA family protein: MTDSAEEIESILRSTFSPAVLEVEDFSAEHAGHDGNPNGVARGTHIRIRIIAETFRDKTLLAQHREVYSVLNPILQSKGIHALELQTAAP, translated from the coding sequence ATGACAGATTCGGCCGAAGAAATAGAATCCATACTCCGTAGTACATTTTCACCGGCCGTCCTCGAAGTGGAAGATTTCTCGGCGGAACATGCAGGTCACGACGGCAATCCGAATGGCGTGGCGAGGGGAACCCATATTAGAATCAGAATCATCGCGGAAACGTTTCGAGATAAGACTCTTTTGGCTCAACACCGGGAAGTGTATTCCGTTTTAAATCCCATTCTTCAGTCAAAAGGAATCCACGCATTAGAGCTACAGACCGCGGCCCCTTAA
- the gshA gene encoding glutamate--cysteine ligase, whose product MKRNAPDLVCPNLRHAVKAKHGLEKESMRIFSDGRIATTPHPNGLGSSLTNHYIKTDFSEPQLEFATNARPRIEAIVRELQDLHIFTSRHLQNEWIWPFSMPPILPKEEKDIPLGQYGASFSGEWKTIYRNGLGHRYGRRMQTISGVHYNFSFSNLFLKQIFEKEISKFNKEEISEMYLSVTRNFFRKVHFVLYLTGATPAFDETFLPVPVDFPFSKHKSHTYFAPYATSLRMSEIGYTSKVQDGLPINYNSLEEYILGMCYSVSTPYSQYESFGGPPNQLNPYYLQIENEFYSPIRPKQIPKNQERPLDALQNRGIQYIEIRCLDLEPESPTGVSKPSLAYIQMILLDGILRPSKAILDSEKERIRENTKRVIWEGRKPGLKILGESNSEIDFVQAGKDFTNSLFPIAEELDRHSGRTFYRETLHAMLTKWDDSRKTPSGRFLNRLLEEDWEFRDLGIHLAKENYRNQSQMELTPGKWNSFEKEVHRSVLEREKIEETEKVRKYPTPKICNH is encoded by the coding sequence ATGAAACGAAATGCGCCGGATTTAGTATGCCCCAATTTACGACATGCCGTCAAAGCAAAGCATGGATTGGAAAAGGAAAGTATGCGAATTTTTTCGGATGGAAGGATTGCAACGACTCCACACCCGAACGGATTGGGCTCGAGCCTAACGAATCATTATATTAAAACTGATTTTTCGGAACCTCAGTTGGAGTTCGCTACGAACGCAAGACCTAGGATTGAAGCGATCGTGAGAGAACTTCAGGATCTTCATATTTTCACGTCTCGCCATCTTCAAAACGAATGGATTTGGCCGTTCAGTATGCCCCCGATTCTTCCCAAGGAGGAAAAGGATATCCCTCTAGGACAGTACGGTGCCTCATTCTCGGGCGAATGGAAAACCATTTATCGGAACGGACTCGGCCATCGATACGGGAGAAGGATGCAGACAATTTCGGGGGTTCATTATAATTTTTCCTTTTCGAACCTTTTTTTGAAGCAAATCTTCGAAAAGGAAATTTCTAAGTTTAATAAAGAAGAAATTTCCGAGATGTATCTTTCCGTTACACGCAACTTTTTTCGGAAAGTTCATTTCGTGCTTTATTTGACCGGAGCGACTCCTGCTTTCGATGAAACGTTTCTTCCGGTTCCGGTTGATTTTCCTTTTTCAAAACATAAATCGCATACGTATTTCGCGCCTTATGCCACTTCGTTGCGAATGAGTGAAATCGGATATACGAGTAAAGTTCAGGATGGACTGCCGATTAACTATAATTCGTTGGAAGAATATATACTTGGAATGTGTTATTCGGTTAGCACTCCTTATTCTCAGTACGAAAGTTTCGGAGGTCCCCCGAACCAATTAAATCCGTATTATCTTCAAATCGAAAACGAATTCTATTCTCCGATTCGCCCCAAGCAAATTCCGAAAAACCAGGAACGTCCATTGGATGCTCTACAGAATCGCGGAATCCAGTATATCGAAATAAGATGTTTGGACTTAGAACCCGAATCGCCGACAGGAGTAAGTAAACCGAGTTTAGCTTATATTCAAATGATTCTCCTGGACGGGATTTTACGCCCGAGCAAGGCCATACTAGATTCCGAAAAAGAAAGGATTCGTGAAAATACTAAAAGAGTTATCTGGGAAGGTCGAAAGCCGGGCTTAAAGATTTTGGGGGAATCGAATTCCGAAATCGATTTCGTGCAAGCGGGTAAGGATTTTACCAATTCTTTGTTTCCAATCGCCGAAGAGCTAGATCGCCATTCCGGCAGAACGTTTTATCGAGAAACGTTGCATGCCATGTTGACTAAATGGGATGATTCGAGAAAAACTCCGTCCGGTAGGTTCTTAAACAGGTTATTGGAAGAGGATTGGGAGTTTAGAGATTTAGGAATTCATTTAGCTAAGGAAAATTACCGAAATCAATCTCAGATGGAGTTAACTCCGGGCAAATGGAATTCCTTCGAAAAAGAAGTCCATCGATCCGTTTTAGAGAGAGAGAAAATCGAGGAGACTGAAAAAGTCCGGAAGTATCCCACGCCAAAAATATGCAACCATTGA
- a CDS encoding dihydrolipoyl dehydrogenase, protein MKKYDILVIGSGGGTKLVTPPSKLGYKVAILEKDRLGGTCLNRGCIPSKMLIHPAEILALASDANRFQLEIPGPFTVDFKTLVERVSRTVDADSDSILPAYEKNPNIDFYPYEGRFIEDKVVKVNDQLLTADRIFIAAGCRPVIPDIPGLAGTPYMTSREALRRTDLPKRLLVLGGGYIGLELGFAYASFGSKTTFIVRNRMLSQEDQSIIDGFEKAFSKKHDVRLRTIVKTVEYQAGIFRLTCEQEGRSFEIEGDALLVATGIRPNSDWLDLNNTNIQTDDRGYIKTNEFLETTADGVYALGDIIGKYFFRHSVNFEGEALFQSLYVDKKRIPIEYPPVPHAVFTHPQVAAVGKTEQQLISERADYISAINPYSASAMGMARLSEDSFVKILVDRKTRKLIGAHVLGDEASNLAHLFILLMTMNGTLDDLLKMIYIHPALPEIARNAARRAREILSVP, encoded by the coding sequence ATGAAAAAATATGATATTCTTGTAATCGGTTCGGGCGGTGGAACAAAGTTAGTCACCCCACCCTCAAAATTAGGATATAAAGTCGCAATTTTAGAAAAGGATCGTTTAGGTGGAACCTGTTTGAACCGAGGTTGCATTCCTTCTAAAATGCTTATCCATCCCGCTGAGATCCTCGCCCTAGCCTCGGATGCAAACCGCTTTCAATTGGAAATTCCCGGCCCCTTTACTGTGGATTTTAAAACCTTAGTGGAAAGGGTTTCTAGAACCGTCGACGCGGACTCGGATAGCATTCTCCCCGCCTATGAGAAAAATCCGAACATCGATTTCTATCCGTACGAAGGTCGCTTTATAGAGGACAAGGTCGTAAAAGTAAACGACCAACTTTTGACTGCCGACCGAATTTTCATCGCTGCTGGATGTAGGCCCGTTATTCCGGATATCCCCGGCCTCGCAGGAACGCCGTATATGACCAGTCGGGAAGCCCTCCGAAGAACCGACCTTCCTAAACGTCTCCTAGTGTTAGGGGGCGGGTATATCGGCTTAGAATTAGGATTTGCTTATGCGTCGTTCGGCTCCAAAACCACTTTCATTGTTCGAAATAGAATGCTTTCCCAGGAGGATCAAAGCATAATTGATGGATTTGAAAAAGCATTCTCAAAAAAACACGATGTTCGTTTAAGGACGATCGTTAAAACTGTAGAGTATCAAGCCGGAATTTTTCGCCTAACTTGCGAGCAGGAAGGTCGAAGTTTCGAAATAGAAGGAGATGCTCTATTAGTCGCAACCGGAATCCGACCGAATTCCGATTGGCTTGATTTGAATAATACGAATATTCAAACCGATGATCGCGGATATATTAAAACAAACGAGTTTCTTGAAACTACCGCAGATGGAGTCTATGCTCTTGGCGATATCATAGGGAAATATTTTTTCCGTCATTCGGTGAATTTCGAAGGAGAGGCCTTATTTCAATCTTTGTACGTGGATAAAAAGCGTATTCCGATTGAATATCCTCCGGTTCCTCATGCGGTATTTACCCATCCTCAAGTAGCGGCAGTCGGCAAGACTGAACAACAACTCATCTCGGAAAGAGCCGATTATATTTCCGCGATCAATCCGTATTCTGCCAGCGCAATGGGTATGGCCCGATTATCGGAAGATTCCTTCGTGAAAATTTTAGTAGACCGGAAGACAAGAAAACTTATAGGAGCCCACGTTTTGGGAGACGAAGCTTCCAACCTAGCTCATTTATTTATACTCTTAATGACGATGAACGGGACTCTAGATGACTTGCTTAAAATGATTTATATTCATCCTGCACTTCCGGAAATTGCGAGAAATGCCGCAAGGAGAGCCAGAGAAATTCTGAGCGTTCCGTAA
- the grxD gene encoding Grx4 family monothiol glutaredoxin: MDQILKEKIQGLIDSKRIFLFMKGTPDAPMCGFSAGVTNVLRSLGADFGSFNVLSDQSVREGIKEFANWPTIPQLYIEGEFIGGHDIVVELSRNGELQKKIGIPA, from the coding sequence ATGGACCAAATACTCAAAGAAAAAATCCAAGGACTAATCGATTCGAAGCGGATCTTCCTTTTTATGAAGGGAACTCCCGATGCTCCAATGTGCGGTTTTTCCGCCGGAGTAACGAATGTTCTGCGTAGCCTCGGAGCCGATTTCGGATCTTTTAATGTTCTTTCCGACCAAAGTGTCAGGGAAGGAATTAAGGAATTTGCAAATTGGCCGACGATCCCGCAGCTATATATCGAAGGAGAATTCATCGGCGGACACGATATCGTCGTGGAACTTTCGCGTAACGGAGAATTGCAAAAGAAAATAGGAATTCCCGCCTAA
- a CDS encoding ABC transporter permease, translated as MNFREKFNAFSTIVRKETVRILRIWIQTLIPPGITISLYFLIFGKLVGSQIGDVGGHTYIQFIVPGLVMMSVILNAYNNVVSSFYGAKFGKNIEELLVSPTPAYLIVLGYSIGGVIRGILVGIIVTVVSLFFTELRLYSPWIVIVTVALSALMFSMGGFLNALFAKKFDDVTIIPTFILTPLTYLGGVFYSIQMLPEAWQIVSKFNPILYMVNAFRYGFLGVSDIDPGLAIGLLAVGTILLYSLSVFLLSRGIGTRT; from the coding sequence TTGAATTTCAGGGAAAAATTTAACGCATTTTCGACGATAGTCCGGAAAGAAACCGTTAGAATTCTAAGAATCTGGATTCAAACGTTAATTCCACCCGGAATCACGATTTCCCTATATTTTTTGATCTTTGGCAAACTTGTCGGATCTCAAATCGGAGATGTCGGCGGACATACTTATATTCAATTCATTGTTCCCGGATTAGTGATGATGTCCGTAATTTTGAATGCATACAATAACGTAGTCTCCTCATTCTACGGCGCTAAATTCGGAAAGAATATCGAAGAGCTTCTTGTTTCTCCGACGCCGGCGTATCTCATCGTACTAGGATATTCTATAGGAGGAGTTATTCGCGGAATTCTAGTCGGCATTATCGTAACGGTAGTCTCGCTGTTTTTTACCGAGTTACGACTTTACAGCCCTTGGATCGTAATCGTTACAGTAGCACTTTCAGCGCTGATGTTTTCTATGGGCGGATTTTTAAATGCATTGTTCGCAAAAAAATTCGATGATGTAACGATCATCCCGACTTTTATTCTAACGCCTTTAACTTATTTAGGAGGCGTTTTTTATTCAATTCAAATGCTCCCGGAAGCATGGCAAATCGTATCTAAATTTAATCCGATTCTCTATATGGTAAATGCTTTCCGCTACGGATTTCTAGGCGTCAGCGATATAGACCCAGGATTAGCGATCGGGCTCTTAGCGGTAGGAACTATATTACTCTACTCGCTTTCAGTTTTTTTGCTCAGCCGCGGAATCGGAACGAGGACCTAA
- a CDS encoding BolA/IbaG family iron-sulfur metabolism protein, whose amino-acid sequence MTIEEIRTKIQTGLPGSSVEILDPYRDGVHIKAIVKYPGFEGKSMIEQHRMVYATLHEELKEEVHALAIETKIS is encoded by the coding sequence ATGACAATCGAAGAAATTCGCACTAAAATCCAGACCGGTCTTCCAGGGTCTTCCGTTGAAATCCTGGACCCATACCGAGACGGAGTCCATATCAAGGCAATTGTAAAATATCCAGGGTTCGAAGGTAAATCGATGATAGAACAGCATCGTATGGTGTATGCGACTCTGCACGAAGAACTCAAAGAAGAAGTGCATGCACTTGCGATAGAAACGAAAATTTCATAG
- a CDS encoding glutathione S-transferase N-terminal domain-containing protein has protein sequence MKLYQFLTCPYCTYVRDEFSKLGLEAGKDFELVEASRGTAGREEVVQLGGLSQVPFLVDGDIKMYESRDIVDYVRTKLKTSKAQ, from the coding sequence ATGAAGCTCTATCAGTTCCTAACCTGCCCTTATTGCACATACGTGAGAGACGAATTCTCTAAACTCGGCTTAGAGGCCGGAAAGGATTTTGAACTGGTAGAAGCGAGTCGAGGAACCGCCGGACGAGAGGAAGTCGTGCAATTGGGCGGTTTAAGTCAGGTCCCTTTTTTAGTCGATGGGGATATTAAAATGTACGAATCCAGAGATATTGTGGATTACGTTCGCACTAAACTGAAAACCTCAAAAGCCCAATAG
- a CDS encoding STAS domain-containing protein, whose product MEGFQTDVSIEDGICIVKIQGNVSLKNAFALKELIIKQFDEGNKEIIIDFEGDVYLDSSGIGAIFNTQKYVTERQGSLKLRNLSRDVMTILRIANLDKHLDIIP is encoded by the coding sequence TTGGAAGGTTTTCAAACAGATGTGTCCATAGAGGACGGAATATGCATCGTAAAGATCCAGGGCAACGTTAGTTTGAAGAACGCGTTCGCGTTAAAAGAACTTATCATCAAACAATTTGATGAAGGCAACAAGGAAATTATCATAGACTTTGAAGGAGATGTATATCTGGATTCGTCCGGTATCGGTGCTATTTTTAACACCCAGAAATATGTGACTGAACGCCAAGGTAGCCTTAAATTAAGAAATTTAAGCAGAGACGTAATGACGATTCTTAGAATCGCCAATCTGGACAAACATCTAGATATTATTCCTTAG
- the glpK gene encoding glycerol kinase GlpK, translated as MSEYIIGIDAGTTGIRTFCFNRSGAVISSAYSEFKQYFPKPGWVEHDPEEIWAKTEKLVVKAIRNGKLRPEDAIAIGITNQRETTVLFEKDSGVPVYNAIVWQCRRTADFCTNLKKEGLEPTFRRKTGLVVDAYFSGTKIRWILDNVKGVRAKAEKGKILFGTIDTYLLYRLTNGKSHKTDHTNASRTLIFNIEKKEWDKELLKILDIPESILPETHNSSNLFGRTEGVKGLPDGIPISSLVGDQQGALFGQLCTEPGEAKNTYGTGCFLLFNTGNKLQISKNNLITTLACGPEGKTVYCLEGSIFIGGAVIQYLRDNLRFFKESKLSEKLAASVTKEDEVVFVPAFAGLGAPYWDMNARGAILGLTRDTTQEQITRAALKSIALQSYELVEAMENDTGSKLKILKVDGGATANNWLMQYQSDILGKRIVRPSNLDTTVLGAAYLAGLERGFYAGVADLKKKQKASKEFTPKMGNAQREKEIRVWKESVKRILTGN; from the coding sequence ATGAGTGAGTATATCATAGGTATCGATGCAGGTACCACCGGAATTCGTACGTTTTGCTTCAATCGATCCGGAGCCGTTATTTCCAGCGCTTATTCGGAATTTAAACAATATTTTCCAAAACCGGGTTGGGTCGAACATGATCCCGAAGAGATTTGGGCAAAGACGGAAAAATTGGTCGTAAAAGCGATTCGTAACGGAAAACTTCGTCCCGAAGATGCGATTGCGATCGGAATTACTAATCAACGGGAAACTACGGTTTTGTTTGAAAAGGATTCGGGTGTTCCCGTATACAATGCCATCGTTTGGCAATGTCGGAGGACAGCGGACTTTTGTACGAATTTAAAAAAGGAAGGCTTAGAACCTACCTTCCGAAGAAAAACCGGACTCGTTGTGGACGCGTATTTTAGCGGGACCAAGATACGTTGGATCTTGGATAATGTGAAAGGAGTACGAGCCAAAGCGGAGAAAGGAAAGATACTCTTTGGAACCATCGATACATATCTATTATATCGATTGACTAACGGAAAGTCCCATAAAACGGATCACACGAATGCGAGTCGCACGTTAATCTTCAACATCGAAAAGAAGGAATGGGATAAGGAACTTCTAAAAATTCTAGATATCCCTGAGTCCATTCTTCCCGAGACTCATAATTCCAGTAATTTATTCGGTAGAACCGAAGGAGTAAAGGGTCTACCGGATGGAATTCCTATTTCTTCACTCGTAGGAGATCAGCAAGGGGCGCTTTTCGGACAATTATGCACGGAACCTGGAGAGGCAAAGAACACGTATGGTACGGGTTGTTTTCTCCTTTTCAATACGGGAAATAAATTACAGATTTCTAAGAACAACCTGATTACGACCCTAGCCTGCGGTCCTGAAGGCAAGACGGTGTATTGTTTGGAAGGTTCTATTTTTATCGGAGGAGCTGTCATACAATATCTACGGGATAATCTCAGGTTCTTTAAAGAATCTAAGCTTTCCGAGAAGTTGGCTGCTTCGGTTACAAAAGAGGATGAAGTTGTTTTCGTTCCCGCGTTTGCGGGCCTTGGAGCTCCATATTGGGATATGAATGCGAGGGGCGCTATTTTGGGTCTGACCCGTGATACGACCCAAGAACAGATAACACGGGCCGCGCTGAAATCCATCGCTTTACAGTCTTATGAACTTGTGGAAGCTATGGAAAATGATACGGGCTCCAAGCTGAAGATTCTCAAAGTTGACGGCGGAGCGACTGCCAATAATTGGCTAATGCAATACCAATCCGACATTCTCGGAAAAAGAATCGTTCGCCCTTCGAATTTGGATACGACAGTTTTGGGCGCGGCATATCTGGCCGGATTAGAAAGAGGATTTTACGCTGGCGTTGCGGACTTGAAGAAAAAGCAGAAAGCCAGTAAGGAATTTACTCCGAAAATGGGAAATGCACAAAGAGAAAAAGAAATTCGTGTCTGGAAAGAATCGGTCAAGCGAATTTTAACCGGTAATTAA
- the gshAB gene encoding bifunctional glutamate--cysteine ligase GshA/glutathione synthetase GshB: protein MQPLKIRLEQGQKLDSEEFILKGFADLEISTQIIIRDALNRGLTVEVLDRASHFLRISGNGLARLVKEASKTDLDSYMTFLVMENKTITKMVLAEKGIRVPIGTSISKKKDGIDYYKLNSTKRMVVKPVTTNFGIGITILAPQSSESIVEKAMETALSFAETAIIEEFAEGQEYRFLVIGEECVAVCNRVPANIVGDGVRSVQELLIEKNQDPRRGIGHVTPLEKIRLEEIELNVLAEQGKAPDTIPQPGEIVYLRRNSNISTGGDSIDVTDLAHPAYKKIAVEAALAAKAKICGVDIIVRNLELEGDYRILELNFNPVLYIHNYPYRGKNRDVGNKILDLLGF from the coding sequence ATGCAACCATTGAAGATTCGACTCGAACAGGGCCAGAAATTAGATTCCGAAGAGTTTATTCTAAAGGGCTTCGCGGATTTGGAAATTTCTACGCAAATCATCATAAGAGATGCCCTCAATCGTGGGCTGACTGTCGAGGTCTTAGATAGGGCCAGTCATTTCCTTCGAATTTCCGGGAATGGGTTGGCGCGTCTGGTTAAGGAGGCCTCCAAAACCGATTTGGATTCGTATATGACCTTCCTGGTCATGGAAAATAAGACGATAACGAAGATGGTATTGGCCGAGAAGGGAATTCGCGTACCGATTGGAACGAGCATTTCAAAGAAAAAAGATGGAATCGATTATTATAAATTAAATTCGACGAAGCGAATGGTAGTGAAACCGGTGACTACGAATTTTGGCATCGGAATCACGATCCTAGCGCCGCAATCTTCCGAATCGATCGTAGAAAAAGCAATGGAAACGGCATTGTCTTTTGCCGAAACTGCGATCATCGAGGAATTTGCGGAAGGTCAGGAATACAGATTTTTAGTCATTGGAGAGGAGTGCGTCGCCGTATGCAATCGAGTTCCCGCTAATATTGTCGGTGACGGAGTTAGGAGTGTCCAAGAGTTATTGATCGAAAAAAATCAAGACCCTCGACGAGGAATCGGTCACGTTACTCCTCTGGAAAAGATTCGTCTAGAAGAAATTGAATTAAACGTTTTGGCAGAACAGGGAAAAGCCCCCGATACGATTCCGCAGCCGGGCGAAATAGTTTATTTACGGCGGAATTCCAATATCAGCACCGGAGGAGATTCTATCGACGTTACGGATTTGGCTCATCCGGCCTATAAAAAGATCGCTGTGGAAGCGGCATTAGCTGCAAAGGCTAAAATTTGCGGAGTAGACATTATCGTTCGGAATTTGGAACTTGAAGGCGATTACAGAATCCTAGAACTGAACTTTAACCCGGTATTATATATTCATAATTATCCATACCGGGGAAAGAACCGAGACGTAGGAAATAAAATCCTGGATCTATTGGGCTTTTGA
- a CDS encoding ABC transporter ATP-binding protein, translated as MKKALEIENLVKTYSGGVQALKGIHLIVEEGEFFALLGPNGAGKSTTIGILSSLVNKTSGKVKIYGADIDSDLALAKSFIGVVPQEFNFNIFEKVEQIVINQGGYYGLEKSIATERTYEYLKQLGLYDKRRETAGRLSGGMKRRLMIARALVHNPKILILDEPTAGVDIEFRRSLWEFLIKLNESGITIILTTHYLEEAETLCRKIAIIDKGLIVENTTMKELIVQLDTETFILDLKEAVPIPTALNGFSLRKVDDLTLEVDISKSHSLNDLFRLLDKEGIQITSMRNKSNRLEELFLKLVEKKL; from the coding sequence ATGAAGAAAGCATTAGAGATTGAAAATTTAGTCAAAACGTATTCCGGAGGCGTTCAGGCCTTAAAGGGAATTCATTTAATTGTGGAAGAGGGAGAATTCTTTGCTCTATTAGGGCCGAACGGCGCCGGCAAGTCCACCACCATCGGAATATTAAGTTCATTGGTGAACAAAACTTCCGGAAAAGTAAAGATCTACGGGGCCGACATCGATAGCGACCTAGCTCTCGCAAAATCGTTTATAGGAGTCGTTCCCCAGGAATTTAATTTTAATATATTCGAGAAAGTCGAGCAGATCGTTATCAACCAAGGCGGATACTATGGTTTGGAAAAATCGATCGCGACCGAAAGAACTTACGAATATTTAAAACAGCTAGGGCTTTACGATAAAAGGCGAGAAACCGCCGGTCGTCTGTCGGGTGGAATGAAGCGCCGACTGATGATCGCAAGGGCTCTAGTGCATAACCCGAAGATTCTAATTCTGGACGAGCCGACTGCTGGAGTGGATATAGAATTTAGAAGATCTCTTTGGGAATTTCTAATCAAATTGAACGAATCCGGAATTACGATCATTCTTACCACTCACTATTTGGAAGAGGCGGAGACCCTTTGCCGTAAAATTGCGATCATCGACAAAGGACTTATCGTCGAGAACACTACGATGAAAGAACTGATCGTACAATTAGACACGGAAACTTTCATATTAGATTTAAAGGAAGCCGTTCCGATTCCGACGGCTCTCAACGGTTTTTCTTTACGCAAAGTGGACGATTTGACTCTCGAGGTCGATATCAGCAAAAGTCATTCTCTCAACGATTTATTTCGTTTATTGGATAAAGAAGGAATTCAAATCACTAGCATGAGAAATAAATCCAATAGGTTAGAAGAATTATTTCTAAAATTAGTGGAGAAGAAACTTTGA
- a CDS encoding hydroxyacylglutathione hydrolase family protein translates to MLEIVRIYTHSSLRNFTYLIRQPDTTETLCIDPFDSSQVSVVLKQKNWSLEYIVNTHEHWDHTAGNEGLVQEFKSIVLTHPKGMETVPLASRALYSRERILSDREGNSYLEVLDTPGHTFAHICLLQVENNAPVGVFTGDTIFNCGVGNCKNGGDPTTLYQTVSRIFYQFPDGVKLYPGHDYLQNNLKFSIALDPSNSAAHAALKKVNSLKSEAEFWTTNFAEERTFNPFFLCSKPSASLLSGIRNKSAQPNLAEDERTLFLTLRSLRDKW, encoded by the coding sequence ATGCTTGAAATCGTCCGAATTTACACTCATAGTTCGCTTCGAAATTTCACCTATTTAATTCGACAACCTGATACGACAGAGACTCTCTGTATAGACCCGTTCGATTCTTCACAAGTCAGTGTCGTACTAAAGCAAAAGAATTGGTCTCTCGAATACATCGTCAATACTCATGAGCATTGGGATCATACGGCCGGAAACGAAGGGCTGGTTCAAGAATTCAAGTCGATAGTCCTGACGCATCCTAAAGGAATGGAAACTGTCCCGTTAGCAAGTCGCGCTCTTTATTCGAGAGAGCGGATTCTTTCCGATCGGGAAGGAAATTCCTATTTGGAAGTTTTGGATACTCCGGGACATACCTTCGCTCATATATGTTTACTTCAGGTCGAAAATAATGCCCCGGTAGGCGTATTTACCGGGGACACGATCTTTAATTGTGGTGTCGGAAATTGTAAGAACGGAGGAGATCCAACGACACTCTATCAAACCGTCTCCCGGATATTTTACCAATTTCCGGACGGAGTGAAACTCTACCCGGGTCACGATTACCTTCAGAATAATCTAAAATTCAGTATAGCTCTAGACCCCTCAAACTCGGCGGCGCATGCAGCTTTGAAAAAAGTGAATTCTCTGAAATCCGAGGCGGAATTTTGGACTACGAATTTCGCGGAGGAACGAACCTTTAATCCTTTTTTCCTCTGTTCCAAACCGTCTGCATCGCTTTTATCCGGTATTCGAAACAAATCGGCTCAGCCGAATTTAGCTGAGGATGAACGTACTCTTTTTCTGACTTTGAGGTCCCTTCGAGATAAGTGGTAG
- a CDS encoding MBL fold metallo-hydrolase, producing the protein MRIKFWGVRGSISSPVKGDLIRAKILKILSLASPSDLQSPEAIEDFLDSLALSNWSTYGGNTTCIEIRDKEDRLIIIDGGTGLRELGNSILQEGYLQGKGSAVWIFTHTHWDHIQGIPFFVPLYTPGNKFEFVSSVENLEERLRYQHAFTHFPVPFEGFQAEKTYRHVPEGRAFRATDSVTSISKAVRHPGGSYSYRFEEDGKSLIFASDAEFNLDEMENIDDYLNYFRGADVLIFDTQYTFEESLQKIDWGHSTASMATDIALRANVKKLVMFHHDPSYDDEKLDAVYLRAIKYKEMFDPDNQLEIIMAREGLEIQV; encoded by the coding sequence ATGCGAATTAAATTTTGGGGAGTTCGGGGCTCCATCTCTTCCCCGGTAAAAGGCGATTTAATCCGAGCGAAGATTCTGAAAATTCTGAGTCTGGCCTCGCCGTCGGATCTTCAAAGTCCGGAGGCGATTGAGGATTTTTTAGATTCCTTAGCTTTGTCAAATTGGAGTACCTACGGCGGTAATACGACATGTATTGAAATTCGTGATAAAGAGGATCGTCTTATCATAATCGACGGAGGTACAGGCCTTCGAGAATTAGGAAATTCCATCCTGCAAGAGGGATATTTACAGGGAAAAGGTTCCGCGGTCTGGATTTTCACTCATACGCATTGGGATCATATTCAAGGGATTCCATTTTTCGTACCTCTCTATACCCCAGGTAATAAGTTCGAGTTTGTAAGCTCCGTCGAAAATTTAGAAGAGAGACTTAGATACCAGCACGCGTTCACTCATTTTCCGGTTCCTTTCGAGGGATTTCAGGCAGAGAAAACCTACCGCCATGTACCCGAAGGGAGAGCCTTTCGAGCCACAGATTCGGTCACTTCCATTTCGAAAGCGGTTCGTCACCCGGGCGGAAGCTATTCGTACCGGTTCGAAGAAGACGGCAAATCGCTTATTTTCGCGTCGGACGCGGAGTTTAATTTGGATGAGATGGAGAATATCGACGATTACCTAAATTACTTCCGCGGCGCGGACGTTCTTATTTTCGATACTCAATATACATTCGAAGAATCTTTACAGAAAATCGATTGGGGTCATAGCACCGCTTCGATGGCGACCGATATCGCTCTTCGCGCAAACGTTAAAAAACTGGTCATGTTCCATCACGACCCTTCTTACGATGACGAAAAGCTGGACGCCGTATATTTGCGCGCAATTAAATATAAAGAAATGTTCGATCCCGACAATCAGTTGGAAATCATTATGGCAAGAGAAGGCTTAGAGATTCAAGTTTAA